Proteins encoded in a region of the Anopheles ziemanni chromosome 2, idAnoZiCoDA_A2_x.2, whole genome shotgun sequence genome:
- the LOC131293381 gene encoding uncharacterized protein LOC131293381, whose amino-acid sequence MRLLWDLTSISIGAYSCLLKLFHMAGFVNFALHIDQNVGIEIGEHHWRVNFIWWMLHCLYWVISCVMSKYDYTCLYNGMELTDVMNNYFRYVMAMVTAFASLGDSCCSAGTHRSIWKCYQRLAVRTRAYVGLLDRASAAAYMRRILKFFLVTVVTCAVIQYKAFYTLRPGTHWQCFWMYNFYPITMSYLRHMFHLLHIGLMTENVRQLRTKLDQLRQTTVLATLERLEDCRSIYTELWQANEGINELFGFSQAFNVAFSFLQIASDLYWVRAMWLSDDPDLDCKL is encoded by the exons ATGCGCCTTCTGTGGGACTTAACCTCCATCTCGATCGGGGCCTACTCGTGCCTGCTGAAACTATTCCATATGGCTGGCTTTGTAAACTTTGCTCTCCACATTGACCAAAACGTGGGTATCGAGATCGGAGAGCACCATTGGAGGGTGAATTTCATTTGGTGGATGCTTCACTGTCTGTACTGGGTGATTTCTTGCGTGATGTCTAAGTATGACTACACTTGTCTATACAACGGCATGGAGCTAACCGATGTCATGAATAACTACTTCCGGTATGTCATGGCAATGGTAACCGCTTTTGCATCGCTCGGGGACTCCTGTTGCAGTGCCGGGACACATCGGTCGATATGGAAGTGCTATCAGAGGTTGGCCGTTCGAACCAGGGCGTACGTTGGCCTACTCGATCGGGCCAGTGCAGCCGCTTATATGCGGCGGATCTTGAAGTTTTTTCTAGTGACTGTGGTTACTTGTGCGGTcatccaatacaaagcattcTACACTCTCCGCCCGGGAACACACTGGCAGTGCTTTTGGATGTACAACTTTTACCCGATCACGATGAGCTACCTGAGGCACATGTTCCATCTGCTACACATTGGATTGATGACGGAAAACGTGCGGCAGCTTCGAACCAAACTGGATCAACTGAGGCAAACC ACCGTGTTGGCTACACTCGAACGCCTGGAAGACTGCCGGTCGATCTACACCGAGCTCTGGCAGGCGAACGAAGGTATCAACGAGCTGTTCGGATTCTCGCAGGCATTCAACGTGGCCTTCAGTTTTCTGCAGATTGCCTCCGATCTGTACTGGGTGCGCGCCATGTGGCTGTCCGATGATCCAGACCTTGATTGTAAGCTATAA
- the LOC131293380 gene encoding putative gustatory receptor 39b, translating into MNIILPLLPSARQLLCLIFVVFKLFGFIPFPLDSYTLQVKPISRCSNWCLGIPALHLMFFLALHAYVAINRTIIFNTEVQIFNLNDLLKCASQLMAVYAILVNIVIQRDIHRSVWVKLNIIRGMASKKFVRLFLRLYLCKFYGFVVFCAAIDCHVVLYMYQYTDDIAYFLVVLVLHVVLRLRHLFHMFFIDVLKVHLQQLHHGLQDITCYMAELHSIPKTSPRYKTMYARSIDRLLHLKSVYGQLWDINDGINRTFGWSQICNFTANFIDISCDLYWFYLFTMDSGFEGVTAYFVTMIPSPCLIVLLLNSAESCLREGSSIGTALLNIPLADDPTLRKIVYRFGLQLAQQRIHLTAHGLFDINYSLLQMIATGITTYMVIFITFSKGILYEDVEDAIAGN; encoded by the exons ATGAACATCATTCTGCCGCTTCTACCATCGGCTCGGCAGCTTCTCTGCCttatttttgtagttttcaaGCTATTCGGTTTCATTCCATTCCCATTAGATAGCTATACGCTGCAAGTTAAACCAATATCGAGATGTAGCAATTGGTGTTTAGGCATACCAGCGTTACATTTGATGTTCTTCTTAGCTCTTCATGCATACGTGGCGATCAACAGGACGATTATTTTCAATACCGAGGTACAGATTTTCAACTTAAACGATTTACTAAAGTGCGCTTCACAACTGATGGCAGTGTATGCCATACTGGTCAACATAGTTATCCAACGGGACATCCATCGGAGCGTTTGGGTTAAATTAAACATCATTCGTGGGATGGCTAGTAAGAAGTTTGTACGTTTGTTTCTCCGACTGTACCTGTGCAAATTCTACGGCTTTGTAGTGTTCTGTGCTGCCATCGATTGTCATGTTGTATTGTATATGTATCAGTATACAGACGATATAGCTTACTTCCTGGTGGTACTCGTCCTCCATGTGGTCCTCCGGCTCCGACATCTATTTCACATGTTTTTTATCGACGTACTGAAGGTTCACCTACAGCAGCTTCACCATGGTTTGCAAGACATCACATGCTACATGGCCGAGCTACATTCGATACCAAAGACATCGCCACGGTATAAGACCATGTACGCAAGATCCATCGATCGGTTGCTTCACCTTAAAAGCGTTTATGGTCAGTTGTGGGACATAAACGATGGGATAAACCGTACTTTTGGATGGTCGCAAATATGCAATTTTACTGCCAACTTTATCGATATATCGTGTGACCTCTACTGGTTCTATCTGTTCACCATGGACAGTGGATTTGAGGGTGTAACAG CTTATTTTGTGACAATGATCCCTTCGCCATGTCTCATAGTGCTTTTGCTAAACTCTGCCGAGTCTTGTCTTAGAGAG GGATCTTCCATTGGAACAGCGTTATTGAACATACCGTTGGCTGACGATCCTACGCTTCGCAAGATTGTCTATCGCTTTGGACTCCAGTTGGCGCAGCAGAGGATTCATCTCACCGCGCACGGACTGTTTGACATAAACTATTCACTCCTGCAAATG ATAGCAACAGGAATCACAACGTACATGGTGATCTTCATAACGTTCTCTAAGGGTATTCTTTACGAGGATGTGGAGGACGCAATCGCTGGGAATTAA
- the LOC131293379 gene encoding uncharacterized protein LOC131293379 — translation MSNIWSMFATCLGFYQLLGLHWFIHKADRSSQFWTVLCVAINFCFVTVLLYWVYQNPTQVLFIDSVPGFLLDLFKFILVTVVYNSLLLENCFNFRTLREVWKVLDQIRVRCIPCSKWSPLQRHHLTIVVCFLVHQAWWELSFAYFVAPTVRGRNFTIIFWILLMVLHLRQLQILLYTDVVGFCLKQMNDQLRWTIELSKGASSYGGTRSDGQLCVQLAQLIDAFARIERLLGLLNRAFGYSFVMIKLIIHVYLLTDTYWIVYGILKGNVFEGLYLECCLLSKIIALMLNLHSNERIGQECVRMRQLLHSVDLGWQMRCETGYQMVQNFLLKMESCQPLTLTAMGLFKMNYAIMMEVSRLVTQNLKP, via the exons ATGTCTAACATATGGTCAATGTTCGCCACGTGCTTAGGCTTTTATCAGCTTCTTGGGTTACACTGGTTCATTCATAAGGCGGATAGGTCTAGTCAGTTTTGGACAGTGCTCTGTGTCGCGATCAATTTCTGCTTCGTTACCGTGCTCTTGTACTGGGTCTACCAGAATCCTACACAGGTGCTGTTTATTGATTCCGTTCCGGGGTTTCTTCTAGACCTATTCAAGTTCATCCTAGTGACAGTCGTCTACAACTCACTGCTCCTCGAGAATTGCTTTAATTTTCGTACTCTCCGAGAGGTCTGGAAAGTGCTGGATCAAATCCGTGTCCGGTGTATCCCTTGCTCCAAGTGGAGTCCACTGCAGCGCCATCATTTGAccattgttgtgtgttttctaGTACATCAGGCGTGGTGGGAATTAAGCTTTGCTTACTTTGTCGCGCCAACGGTTCGAGGACGGAATTTTACCATCATTTTCTGGATCCTGCTTATGGTGCTACACCTACGCCAGCTCCAGATCCTACTCTACACGGATGTGGTAGGTTTCTGCCTGAAGCAAATGAACGATCAGCTACGTTGGACAATCGAGTTGAGCAAGGGAGCTTCGAGCTATGGCGGAACTCGCAGTGACGGACAGCTCTGTGTCCAACTCGCGCAACTTATCGATGCGTTTGCGAGGATTGAACGTTTGCTGGGCTTACTAAACCGAGCGTTCGGATATTCGTTTGTCATGATTAAACTCATCATCCACGTCTACCTTTTGACTGATACATATTGGATCGTTTATGGCATTCTGAAAGGGAATGTCTTTGAAGGACTTT ACTTGGAATGCTGTCTGCTATCGAAAATAATTGCCCTGATGTTAAACCTGCACTCAAACGAACGGATCGGGCAAGAATGTGTCCGTATGCGGCAGCTTTTGCACTCAGTCGACCTAGGATGGCAGATGCGTTGTGAAACCGGGTATCAGATGGTGCAAAACTTTCTGCTCAAAATGGAATCCTGCCAGCCGCTCACATTAACAGCGATGGGCTTGTTCAAGATGAACTACGCCATCATGATGGAGGTCAGTCGTTTAGTAACACAGAATCTGAAGCCGTGA